In one window of Egicoccus sp. AB-alg2 DNA:
- a CDS encoding heavy-metal-associated domain-containing protein: protein MRTLLLDVPDAHCGACRAAIVAALQRHPGVVSADVDLRRRIATVVFDEGRVTAAAVVDALVTAGYPPA from the coding sequence GTGCGAACCCTGCTGCTGGACGTCCCGGACGCCCACTGCGGTGCCTGTCGCGCGGCGATCGTCGCGGCCCTGCAGCGTCACCCGGGGGTCGTGTCGGCGGACGTCGACCTACGACGTCGCATCGCCACGGTCGTGTTCGACGAAGGACGCGTGACGGCGGCCGCCGTCGTCGACGCGCTGGTCACGGCCGGCTACCCGCCGGCGTGA
- a CDS encoding DUF2231 domain-containing protein, with product MRHAYDIALDLEENAKLDRAVDTLDKALPQALQKQPTRGLLEGTWLGHALHPLLTDVPLGCWMSATLLRLFGPARWSGAATTLTGIGVVAAVPTVATGVAEWQRATPAAKRVGVVHAVANSIGLGFYTASFVAGLRGKRGKATVTALLGGVVASVGGYLGGHLSFAQATGVDHARIEPHLSERLSTPLQAVDQPLDTPSVLP from the coding sequence ATGCGGCATGCGTACGACATCGCGCTGGATCTCGAGGAGAACGCCAAGCTCGACCGGGCCGTGGACACGCTGGACAAGGCCCTGCCCCAGGCGCTGCAGAAGCAGCCGACCCGTGGCCTGCTGGAAGGGACGTGGCTCGGCCACGCCCTGCACCCGCTGCTGACCGACGTGCCGCTGGGCTGCTGGATGAGCGCCACGCTGCTGCGGCTGTTCGGGCCGGCGCGCTGGTCCGGGGCGGCCACCACGCTGACCGGGATCGGGGTCGTGGCCGCGGTGCCAACGGTGGCGACCGGGGTGGCGGAGTGGCAGCGTGCCACGCCGGCGGCCAAGCGCGTCGGTGTGGTCCACGCGGTCGCCAACAGCATCGGGCTCGGCTTCTACACGGCGTCGTTCGTGGCCGGGCTGCGCGGCAAGCGCGGCAAGGCGACGGTCACGGCGCTGCTGGGCGGTGTGGTGGCGTCGGTCGGTGGCTACCTCGGCGGTCACCTGTCGTTCGCGCAGGCGACCGGGGTCGACCATGCCCGCATCGAGCCGCACCTCAGCGAGCGGCTGTCCACGCCCCTGCAAGCCGTCGACCAGCCGCTGGACACGCCGTCGGTGCTGCCCTAG
- a CDS encoding PPOX class F420-dependent oxidoreductase — translation MELDEARDFLRDHHRAVLHTYREDGAPQLSPVAVGVDAAGHAVVSTRETAIKVKNLERDPRASLCVFTDRFFGPWIRIDGDTSIVRLPDAMKPLIDYYRSVAGEHPDWDDYRRAMESERRVLLRIALTAAGPDVAG, via the coding sequence ATGGAGCTCGACGAGGCGCGCGACTTCCTGCGCGACCACCACCGTGCCGTGCTGCACACCTACCGCGAGGACGGCGCGCCGCAGCTGTCCCCGGTCGCCGTGGGCGTGGACGCCGCCGGTCACGCCGTCGTGTCGACCCGGGAGACCGCCATCAAGGTCAAGAACCTGGAACGGGACCCGCGCGCCTCACTGTGTGTGTTCACCGACAGGTTCTTCGGTCCCTGGATCCGCATCGACGGCGACACGTCGATCGTGCGGCTGCCCGACGCGATGAAGCCGCTGATCGACTACTACCGCTCGGTCGCCGGCGAGCACCCGGACTGGGACGACTACCGCCGCGCCATGGAGTCCGAGCGCCGTGTGCTGCTGCGCATCGCGCTGACCGCGGCCGGTCCCGACGTCGCCGGCTGA
- a CDS encoding cobalamin-binding protein, with protein sequence MDRVVSLLPSTTEIVHALGCGDRLVGRSHECDHPADVRALPVVTEPKAPMAGTSAQIDRQVRAILEQALSVYRVHADVLVELAPTVVLTQSQCEVCAVSADEVQQAVDDHLDGHAEVVALEPNTLEDVLSDVRRVARALHVPDRGERLVADMTARIRAVADRAAGLPTWRVVTLEWINPLMAAGNWMPQLLAAAGGEELFGVAGRHSPWLAWDDVVAADPDAIVVLPCGFDLERTRAEAAVLHDLPGWAELRAVREGRVALTDGNRYFNRPGPRLAESTEILAEILHPDAFAPVHRGDGWEPFPAG encoded by the coding sequence GTGGACCGTGTCGTGTCGTTGCTGCCGTCGACCACGGAGATCGTGCACGCGCTGGGATGCGGTGACCGGCTGGTCGGGCGCTCCCACGAGTGCGACCACCCCGCCGACGTCCGGGCGCTGCCGGTCGTCACCGAGCCGAAGGCGCCGATGGCCGGTACCTCGGCGCAGATCGACCGGCAGGTCCGCGCCATCCTGGAGCAGGCGCTGTCGGTCTACCGGGTCCACGCCGACGTGCTGGTGGAACTCGCCCCGACAGTCGTGCTGACCCAGTCGCAGTGCGAGGTCTGCGCCGTCAGCGCCGACGAGGTGCAGCAGGCCGTCGACGACCACCTCGACGGGCACGCCGAGGTGGTCGCGCTGGAACCCAACACGCTCGAGGACGTGTTGAGCGACGTACGACGGGTCGCCCGCGCCCTGCACGTCCCGGACCGCGGCGAGCGACTGGTCGCCGACATGACCGCCCGCATCCGGGCCGTCGCCGACCGCGCCGCCGGGCTGCCGACGTGGCGGGTCGTCACGCTGGAGTGGATCAACCCGCTGATGGCCGCCGGCAACTGGATGCCGCAGCTGCTGGCGGCGGCCGGCGGGGAGGAGCTGTTCGGGGTCGCCGGGCGCCACTCCCCGTGGCTCGCGTGGGACGACGTCGTCGCCGCCGACCCGGACGCAATCGTCGTGCTGCCGTGCGGCTTCGACCTCGAGCGCACCCGCGCCGAGGCCGCCGTGCTGCACGACCTGCCGGGCTGGGCGGAGCTGCGGGCCGTGCGCGAGGGCCGCGTCGCGCTCACCGACGGCAACCGGTACTTCAACCGGCCCGGCCCACGGCTGGCGGAATCGACCGAGATCCTGGCGGAGATCCTCCACCCGGACGCGTTCGCACCCGTGCACCGCGGTGACGGCTGGGAGCCGTTCCCCGCCGGCTGA
- a CDS encoding SGNH/GDSL hydrolase family protein — MPSYARFVALGDSFTEGLHDELGPDGRHLGWADRVAEALARDGAARAADAGDGDGPALQYANLAVRGRLLDEVVEEQVPLALDLQPDLVSFHGGGNDVLRPKVAIEDLVRRYEHAVHRLRATGAEVVLFTVLERTGGTGRLADALARRFAIFNAGVRRTARRTGARLADVGSQPALQDRRMWHEDRLHLDAEGHRRVAAAVLEALEVGSDELRGGPVGWWREPLPGGVPVSRRETLAGDVRWVRRHLLPWVGRRVRGVSSGDTVACKRPALMELRPEA, encoded by the coding sequence GTGCCGTCCTACGCCCGCTTCGTCGCGCTCGGTGACTCGTTCACGGAGGGGCTGCACGACGAGCTCGGGCCCGACGGCCGCCATCTCGGCTGGGCCGACCGGGTCGCCGAGGCGCTCGCGCGCGACGGGGCGGCGCGGGCCGCGGACGCAGGTGATGGCGACGGGCCGGCCCTGCAGTACGCCAACCTCGCGGTCCGTGGCCGGCTGCTCGACGAGGTGGTGGAGGAGCAGGTGCCGCTGGCGCTGGACCTGCAGCCGGACCTGGTCTCGTTCCACGGAGGCGGCAACGACGTGCTGCGCCCGAAGGTGGCGATCGAGGACCTCGTGCGCCGCTACGAGCACGCGGTGCACCGTCTGCGGGCCACCGGCGCCGAGGTGGTGCTGTTCACCGTGCTCGAGCGCACGGGCGGCACCGGCCGGCTCGCGGACGCGCTGGCGCGCCGGTTCGCGATCTTCAACGCCGGCGTGCGTCGCACCGCCCGCCGCACGGGTGCCCGGCTGGCCGACGTCGGCAGCCAGCCGGCCCTGCAGGACCGGCGCATGTGGCACGAGGACCGGCTCCACCTCGACGCCGAGGGCCACCGGCGGGTCGCCGCGGCGGTGTTGGAGGCCCTGGAGGTCGGCTCCGACGAGCTGCGTGGCGGACCGGTCGGGTGGTGGCGCGAACCGCTGCCGGGGGGCGTGCCGGTCTCGCGCCGGGAGACGCTGGCGGGGGACGTGCGTTGGGTCCGCCGTCATCTGCTGCCGTGGGTCGGCCGCCGGGTCCGCGGCGTCTCCAGCGGCGACACCGTCGCCTGCAAGCGCCCGGCGCTGATGGAGCTCCGACCGGAGGCGTGA
- the dusB gene encoding tRNA dihydrouridine synthase DusB, with translation MPTTLAPARVPADTTTASRVADPLHLGDLEVWPPVVLAPMAGVTNAPFRTLCRRHGGGLYVSEMVGARGLVEGNHTSQWKASFAPGETPRSIQLYTIDLHDAAAATELLVTTGAPDGQGGFAPVEHLDLNFGCPAPKVTRHGGGSALPWRTDLYAAIVAATVQAAGDVPVTVKIRKGIDADHLTYLEAGRIAADLGVAAVTLHGRTAEERYGPPADWSSIARLVEAVPEVPVLGNGDIWEAADALRMVAETGCAGVVVGRGCLGRPWLFRDLQAAFAGQPIPTPPTLGEVCELVVEHAELLVEALGDHVGIRELRKHTGWYLQGFPVGGELRRALNQVTSLEQLRELLAGLDRTVPFDEAVRRQPRGHTDRPKRPVLPYGWLDSRHHGAPLPAAAAEVVSGG, from the coding sequence ATGCCCACCACCCTCGCCCCTGCCCGCGTGCCCGCCGACACGACCACCGCGTCGCGGGTGGCCGACCCGCTGCACCTCGGCGACCTCGAGGTGTGGCCGCCGGTCGTGCTCGCGCCCATGGCCGGGGTCACCAACGCGCCGTTCCGCACCCTGTGTCGGCGCCACGGCGGCGGGCTGTACGTGTCGGAGATGGTCGGCGCGCGCGGGCTGGTCGAGGGCAACCACACCTCGCAGTGGAAGGCGTCGTTCGCGCCGGGCGAGACCCCACGTTCCATCCAGCTGTACACGATCGACCTGCACGACGCGGCGGCCGCCACCGAGTTGCTGGTCACCACGGGCGCGCCGGACGGTCAGGGCGGCTTCGCCCCGGTCGAACACCTCGATCTCAATTTCGGCTGTCCGGCTCCGAAGGTGACCCGGCACGGCGGCGGCTCGGCCCTGCCGTGGCGCACCGACCTGTACGCCGCGATCGTCGCGGCCACCGTGCAGGCCGCCGGTGACGTCCCCGTCACGGTCAAGATCCGCAAGGGCATCGACGCCGACCACCTCACCTACCTCGAGGCGGGCCGGATCGCGGCCGACCTGGGCGTGGCCGCCGTCACGCTGCACGGCCGCACCGCGGAGGAGCGCTACGGCCCGCCGGCGGACTGGTCGTCGATCGCCCGCCTGGTCGAGGCGGTGCCCGAGGTGCCGGTGCTGGGCAACGGCGACATCTGGGAGGCGGCCGACGCGCTGCGGATGGTGGCGGAGACCGGCTGCGCCGGCGTGGTGGTCGGGCGCGGCTGCCTCGGCCGGCCGTGGCTGTTCCGCGACCTGCAGGCGGCCTTCGCCGGCCAGCCGATCCCGACCCCGCCGACGCTGGGCGAGGTCTGCGAGCTGGTCGTCGAGCACGCCGAGTTGCTGGTCGAGGCGCTCGGGGACCACGTCGGGATCCGGGAGCTGCGCAAGCACACCGGCTGGTACCTGCAGGGCTTTCCGGTCGGTGGCGAGCTGCGGCGCGCCCTCAACCAGGTCACGTCGCTCGAGCAGCTGCGCGAGCTGCTGGCCGGCCTCGACCGCACGGTCCCCTTCGACGAGGCGGTCCGCCGTCAGCCTCGTGGTCACACCGACCGTCCGAAGCGGCCGGTGCTGCCCTACGGCTGGCTCGACTCGCGCCACCACGGTGCGCCGCTGCCGGCGGCCGCGGCCGAGGTGGTGTCCGGTGGCTGA
- a CDS encoding nucleoside triphosphate pyrophosphatase, whose protein sequence is MADAPAPAAGPPLPRLVLASASPRRAALLARLGLTPEPRPQDVDETPRDGETPDELVRRLAALKAMATRAGPHEVVVAADTEVVLDGATLGKPADRDAAAAMLRALSGRAHEVVTGVAVRRNTLVHVDAVRTTVVFRSLTDAEIAWYLDTGEPFDKAGAYGLQGAGAVLVERIEGSDTNVIGLPLAETVALLRLVDVDPLRPDPAGVSAPGQVRR, encoded by the coding sequence GTGGCTGACGCCCCGGCCCCCGCCGCCGGGCCGCCGCTCCCCCGCCTCGTGCTCGCCTCGGCCAGCCCGCGCCGGGCCGCGCTCCTGGCCCGGCTCGGCCTGACGCCCGAACCGCGGCCGCAGGACGTCGACGAGACCCCACGCGACGGCGAGACGCCCGACGAACTGGTCCGACGCCTGGCGGCACTCAAGGCGATGGCGACCCGGGCCGGCCCCCATGAGGTCGTCGTGGCCGCCGACACCGAGGTGGTCCTCGACGGCGCGACCCTGGGCAAGCCCGCCGACCGCGACGCCGCCGCCGCGATGCTGCGGGCGCTGTCGGGACGTGCTCACGAGGTCGTCACCGGCGTGGCGGTGCGGCGCAACACGCTCGTGCACGTCGACGCGGTCCGCACGACGGTCGTGTTCCGCTCCCTGACGGACGCGGAGATCGCCTGGTACCTCGACACCGGTGAGCCGTTCGACAAGGCCGGCGCCTACGGGCTGCAGGGCGCCGGGGCCGTGCTGGTCGAGCGCATCGAGGGCTCCGACACCAACGTGATCGGCCTGCCGCTGGCCGAGACCGTCGCGCTGCTGCGCCTGGTCGACGTCGACCCGCTGCGCCCTGACCCGGCCGGCGTGTCGGCGCCCGGTCAGGTCCGCAGGTAG